In one Streptomyces sp. NBC_01288 genomic region, the following are encoded:
- a CDS encoding ABC transporter, translating into MTALLRYQAALLLRSQRWLPPFILYVAFLGIGVQGGQPVLDSLGYTAAALLPVAAWLVRICTTNEPPAARSCVAAAVGPARAHLACLLVALTTAAVLGAAATLVVTLISDPASADHRTRVPLPAAAAAGLLATLACALLGTAVGALTNWPLLRSPGRAVPAMLLAALLAVVVTGSPAQAAVSGLVTGSQSGTVPVPLLPLAGAALVTAAATAVTCALTSRRSP; encoded by the coding sequence ATGACCGCCCTCCTGCGCTACCAGGCCGCCCTTCTCCTCCGCTCGCAGCGCTGGCTCCCGCCGTTCATCCTGTACGTCGCGTTCCTGGGGATCGGCGTCCAGGGCGGCCAGCCGGTGCTCGACTCGCTCGGTTACACGGCCGCGGCCCTGCTTCCCGTAGCGGCCTGGCTGGTGCGGATCTGTACGACCAACGAACCGCCCGCGGCGCGCAGTTGTGTCGCGGCGGCGGTCGGGCCCGCGCGGGCGCACCTCGCCTGTCTGCTGGTCGCGCTGACCACGGCGGCTGTGCTCGGTGCGGCGGCGACCCTCGTCGTCACGCTGATCAGTGACCCGGCGAGCGCCGATCACCGCACCCGGGTTCCGCTCCCCGCGGCCGCCGCGGCCGGCCTGCTCGCGACCCTCGCCTGCGCCCTGCTCGGCACGGCGGTCGGCGCGCTCACCAACTGGCCGCTGCTGCGCTCACCCGGCCGGGCGGTGCCCGCGATGCTGCTCGCGGCGCTGCTGGCCGTGGTGGTGACCGGTTCCCCGGCGCAGGCGGCGGTCAGCGGTCTGGTCACCGGCTCGCAGTCGGGCACGGTTCCGGTGCCGTTGCTGCCGCTGGCCGGAGCAGCCCTGGTCACGGCGGCCGCGACCGCCGTGACCTGCGCTCTCACCTCTCGCCGTTCACCCTGA